In Gracilimonas sp., a genomic segment contains:
- a CDS encoding YtxH domain-containing protein: MSRSSDFISGIISGALVGAAFALLYAPDTGKNTRDRLSYRLSNYYDELNDLIEQLREEKEILVSEAKEKGDKVVLDAKEKAEGLIKEAEDLLESIETAKKKA, translated from the coding sequence ATGAGCAGATCATCAGATTTTATTTCAGGAATTATTTCAGGAGCCCTTGTTGGCGCTGCATTTGCATTGCTTTACGCTCCGGATACAGGCAAAAACACAAGAGACCGCCTCTCTTACAGACTCAGCAACTATTACGATGAGCTCAATGATTTAATTGAGCAACTTCGTGAAGAAAAAGAGATTTTAGTTTCTGAAGCTAAAGAGAAAGGCGACAAAGTAGTTTTAGATGCTAAAGAAAAAGCAGAAGGACTGATTAAGGAAGCCGAAGATTTATTGGAATCTATCGAAACAGCTAAGAAAAAAGCCTGA
- a CDS encoding efflux RND transporter permease subunit, which yields MKQFSVAGSILKRPITVIMTTLIVIGFGVFSLTNLKVTLYPSLNIPVLAVSTGYNNVAPEDINRIIVSPIEGALSAIEGIETLEARVSRGSAFIILRLREGSDIRKTELKVRKAIDQIRGELPQQAQEPVIFQFDPENRPIMRLSIDADNRGLDELRNIGLELVETRLERIEGLASAETQGGLERRIYVDVSPMSLAQYNLVPSDIENALRSNNVQLPIGNVVTNRTNYSIRAESTYETVEQIRNTIIRMSENGIPIRVKDVADVSDGFTDITSLVKVNGKNSVSVEVQKNSDANTLDVVNAVKEVVPEINEVLPPGVTLRVLSDEGKTIEDSINNLSQSAVAALVVVILVILVFMGGWRISLVVASTIPVSIAATFAAMYAADLTLNILTISALALAIGLLVDNSIVVTESIARKLEDGLSRFDAALQGTNEVIGALLGSTLTTLGVFVPIIMISGTQGAFFREFAYAICFAIGFSFLSSIILVPVISLLALDAKQFNQKNWAFKGISKLEKGYTKILGWFFQHKWVPLLGMIAIAAGTFLLYTNIPKEGFPEADSGQIDVNISLPEGSQLIKTADVLDEFSRRVDNMPEVETIITNIGRSRWNNSSNRGEISLTLVPETQREISSTQFAAQLRQELTAPGVDVRVRVEGGGLRFGRGWDSGGNSIRLSLIGADIEELLAISQKIEARMMQDPTVIDVDNGRTDPTPELHFIADRERLARLGTNLNTIASAMRTQTLGNNAGYFINEGREIPIEVRTQKQALTSREELFDLEVFQFEDQRIPVAAVGEFIPVRGVDSFQRRDRETVLDVNIQIQGNALEYEKVVRDFIESEIVLPDGYRYEFTGGTQETQQGQSEFGFALMAALILMFMIMASLFENFRDPFVIWLCIPLAMFGALAFLFMIGDPLSTTANIGVFMLVGIIVNNGIVLVDYMHLYTKGMENDLLKRDSTLLKSILEACRRRMRPILLTAITTICSMIPLSLEIGSGAETWSPLAKAVIGGLMFGSILTLFITPVLSVSLSIVIQWFKTLFRGNKTVAEA from the coding sequence ATGAAGCAATTTTCCGTAGCAGGAAGTATCCTAAAACGCCCTATCACGGTCATCATGACTACACTGATCGTGATCGGATTTGGAGTATTTTCATTAACCAATCTCAAGGTTACACTTTATCCATCCTTAAACATACCGGTGTTGGCTGTATCAACCGGATATAATAATGTAGCCCCGGAAGACATCAACCGAATCATTGTAAGCCCTATAGAGGGAGCACTTTCGGCTATTGAAGGAATTGAAACCCTTGAAGCCCGGGTTAGCCGCGGAAGTGCCTTTATCATTTTGCGATTACGTGAAGGTTCCGACATCCGAAAAACGGAATTAAAAGTCCGGAAAGCCATCGATCAAATTCGGGGTGAACTTCCCCAGCAGGCCCAGGAACCCGTTATTTTCCAATTTGACCCGGAAAACAGGCCCATTATGAGGCTCAGTATTGACGCTGATAACCGGGGGCTGGACGAACTTCGAAATATAGGTCTGGAATTGGTCGAAACGCGACTTGAACGGATTGAAGGGCTAGCATCTGCTGAAACTCAAGGCGGGTTAGAACGCCGTATCTATGTGGATGTCTCGCCTATGTCGCTGGCACAATACAACCTTGTTCCTTCTGATATTGAAAATGCACTACGCTCTAACAATGTTCAGCTTCCCATAGGCAATGTGGTTACTAACCGCACAAATTATAGCATACGGGCAGAATCAACTTATGAGACCGTAGAGCAAATCCGGAATACCATTATCCGTATGTCTGAAAATGGCATCCCCATTCGGGTAAAAGATGTCGCTGATGTTAGCGACGGCTTTACAGATATCACCAGTCTGGTAAAAGTAAATGGCAAAAACAGTGTCTCGGTAGAAGTCCAGAAAAATTCAGATGCCAACACGCTCGACGTGGTAAATGCCGTGAAAGAAGTGGTTCCTGAGATCAACGAAGTATTACCGCCGGGAGTCACCTTACGAGTTCTTTCTGATGAAGGAAAAACCATTGAAGACTCTATCAATAACCTGTCCCAGTCAGCTGTGGCTGCTCTGGTTGTGGTTATCCTGGTCATTCTTGTCTTTATGGGCGGATGGCGTATTTCACTGGTTGTCGCTTCTACTATACCTGTTTCTATAGCTGCCACCTTTGCGGCTATGTACGCAGCTGACCTTACCTTAAATATCCTTACAATTTCTGCTCTTGCACTCGCTATCGGGCTTTTGGTGGATAACTCCATCGTGGTAACAGAAAGCATAGCCCGAAAACTGGAAGACGGATTATCCCGGTTTGATGCCGCACTCCAGGGAACCAATGAGGTAATTGGAGCCTTGCTTGGCTCTACCCTTACTACCCTCGGGGTCTTTGTACCTATCATTATGATATCAGGAACACAAGGCGCTTTCTTCCGGGAATTTGCCTATGCCATCTGTTTTGCTATCGGGTTTTCATTCCTGTCTTCAATTATTCTGGTACCCGTAATTTCACTTTTGGCTCTGGATGCTAAACAATTCAACCAAAAGAACTGGGCTTTTAAAGGTATCTCTAAACTCGAAAAAGGCTACACCAAAATCCTGGGATGGTTTTTCCAACACAAGTGGGTTCCGCTTTTAGGAATGATAGCTATTGCAGCCGGTACATTTTTACTATACACCAACATCCCAAAAGAAGGATTTCCTGAAGCAGACTCCGGGCAAATCGATGTTAACATCAGCCTTCCGGAAGGAAGTCAGCTAATAAAGACTGCGGATGTATTGGATGAATTCAGCCGCCGGGTTGATAACATGCCGGAAGTGGAAACCATTATTACCAATATTGGCCGAAGCCGATGGAATAATTCCAGTAACAGGGGTGAAATCAGCCTGACCCTGGTCCCGGAAACACAACGCGAGATAAGCAGCACGCAATTTGCAGCTCAACTCAGACAGGAATTAACCGCGCCGGGCGTAGATGTACGTGTACGGGTTGAAGGCGGCGGACTTCGCTTTGGGCGAGGCTGGGATTCAGGTGGAAATTCAATCCGGCTTAGTTTAATTGGAGCCGATATTGAGGAATTACTGGCCATTTCCCAAAAAATTGAAGCCAGGATGATGCAGGATCCAACGGTTATTGATGTAGACAATGGCCGCACAGATCCAACACCGGAACTTCATTTTATAGCCGATCGTGAGCGGCTAGCACGCCTTGGCACAAATCTGAATACCATTGCATCGGCTATGAGAACCCAAACCCTTGGTAACAATGCCGGATACTTTATTAATGAAGGCCGGGAAATCCCCATTGAAGTCCGTACTCAAAAACAAGCTCTTACAAGCCGGGAAGAATTATTTGACCTGGAAGTATTTCAGTTTGAGGATCAGCGTATTCCAGTTGCAGCGGTAGGTGAATTCATTCCCGTACGCGGAGTTGATTCTTTCCAGCGCCGTGATCGCGAGACCGTACTTGATGTGAATATTCAAATCCAGGGAAATGCGCTTGAGTATGAGAAGGTAGTTCGTGATTTCATAGAATCTGAGATCGTTCTGCCTGACGGATACCGATACGAGTTTACCGGCGGAACACAGGAGACACAGCAGGGGCAATCTGAGTTTGGTTTTGCTCTGATGGCTGCCTTGATACTTATGTTCATGATCATGGCTTCCCTCTTTGAAAACTTCCGGGATCCATTCGTAATTTGGTTGTGTATTCCACTTGCTATGTTTGGCGCTCTTGCCTTCTTATTTATGATCGGCGACCCACTAAGTACTACCGCTAACATTGGGGTATTTATGCTGGTGGGAATTATTGTAAATAACGGAATTGTACTGGTGGATTATATGCACCTGTACACCAAAGGCATGGAAAATGATCTCTTAAAAAGAGATTCTACTCTGTTAAAAAGTATCCTGGAAGCATGTCGTCGCAGAATGAGACCCATTTTATTGACAGCGATCACAACCATCTGCTCTATGATTCCTCTTTCCCTTGAGATTGGTTCCGGAGCAGAAACATGGTCACCATTGGCAAAAGCTGTGATTGGAGGGTTAATGTTCGGGTCCATACTGACCTTATTTATTACCCCCGTTTTATCCGTATCACTCAGTATAGTAATACAATGGTTCAAGACATTATTCAGAGGTAACAAAACCGTGGCTGAGGCGTAA
- a CDS encoding efflux RND transporter permease subunit, producing the protein MGSLSKLAVDRPITFLMSTLILLGFGFYGLQNLRLNLYPDVSFPTITVYTSYEGVAPEDIETLVTRPIEESVGSISGIRKVRSLSSQGASVVKLNFEWGTDLYQAENDVRKELGFVERQIPDDAETPLVFSYDPNQEPIVVLTLTSNARSPRELRTYSKQVLEQRIERINGIASAETSGGLERQINVRINNEQMRLYNITIQEIAQKLQQENIQVPAGQLTEGNTNYSLRTIGEFKDVNQIRNTIITVRDGQPLLLKDIASVDDGIAQPIGNVRVNGEDGIIVNVYRQSDANVVTAANAVVDGLDEIQVSLPSDVEVSVLTNKADFIEQSISNLLWTGVQAIILVVLILLAFLRSGRSATIIAISIPVSIVTTFLVMDLADLSLNIISLSGLTLAVGLVVDNAVVVLENIFRFREQGSGRDEASVSGAKEVAVPIIVSTLTTLVVFLPILFVPGIAGFLFRDLALTISFSLIVSTLVALTLIPLMASQFFKDSVLDMSANNKIARFFGDLLQRLESTYQNQLQKVIGKSGRVVLAAFLLFVASVPLFYVIGGEFFPRVDENAFVLEVQREPGINLFELERSMAQVESIIQQEVPEARLVVSDYGDKEGIEGADDPGGFTGTVRVELVSQSERNRSQAEITASLLRELQIVPGVQIQEVIIDPLSPDGETGLIVQIFGYNPETKKELADGVKSRLLDIDGINNVFSSGDQGRPELRLIMDRERISRLGMNTNQVASAVSNAVKGNVATAFVDQGVEFEVVVELDPRDKAQSVDLANIQIQTPAGEWMPLKNLARIERYTGPTNVLRIDQERVTEVTAELEDIDLATASERARASLDQVNWPDEYRYEISGTAEEQAESFGFLMIAFMIAGILTYMVMASQFESLVEPFIIILTIPLALTGVLLMLWITGTSISVTSMVGLILLTGIVVNNGIVMIDYIKILQARGIDREKAIVDGATRRLRPILMTAFTTILSMVPLALELGSGSETWSPMARTVIGGLTMSTLLMLFVVPCFYNIINSLVEKFGFDAVHKEDPLAKPQEALA; encoded by the coding sequence CAGGGTGCTTCTGTCGTAAAACTGAATTTTGAATGGGGAACGGATCTATACCAAGCTGAAAACGACGTGCGGAAAGAGCTGGGTTTTGTGGAACGCCAAATTCCGGATGACGCCGAAACCCCGCTTGTGTTTTCTTACGACCCCAATCAGGAACCTATTGTCGTGCTTACCCTGACCTCCAATGCCCGTAGCCCGCGCGAGTTACGCACGTACTCAAAACAGGTATTAGAACAGCGTATTGAACGCATTAATGGGATTGCTTCCGCTGAGACTTCCGGTGGACTTGAGCGGCAGATAAACGTACGCATCAACAATGAACAGATGCGGCTTTACAATATTACCATTCAGGAAATTGCTCAGAAACTTCAGCAGGAAAACATCCAGGTCCCCGCTGGTCAGCTCACTGAGGGAAATACAAATTACTCTTTACGTACCATCGGTGAGTTTAAAGACGTGAACCAAATTCGGAATACGATCATCACTGTTAGAGATGGACAGCCACTGCTGTTGAAAGATATTGCCAGCGTAGATGATGGTATCGCTCAACCCATCGGTAATGTCCGGGTAAATGGCGAAGATGGAATCATTGTAAATGTGTATCGCCAGAGTGATGCCAATGTGGTTACTGCGGCTAATGCTGTAGTAGATGGACTGGATGAAATTCAAGTAAGTTTGCCATCCGATGTAGAAGTGTCAGTACTCACCAACAAGGCCGACTTTATAGAACAATCCATCAGCAACCTGCTTTGGACGGGCGTTCAGGCAATTATTTTGGTTGTTCTGATATTGCTCGCCTTTTTGAGAAGCGGTCGCTCGGCGACTATTATTGCTATTTCCATCCCGGTTTCTATTGTTACTACTTTTTTAGTGATGGATCTGGCCGACCTGAGCCTGAATATCATTTCTCTTTCAGGTTTGACCCTTGCCGTGGGTCTTGTAGTTGATAATGCGGTTGTGGTACTTGAGAATATTTTCCGTTTCAGGGAACAAGGCTCCGGCCGAGATGAGGCTTCGGTAAGCGGAGCTAAAGAGGTTGCCGTTCCAATCATTGTATCCACTTTGACTACGCTGGTTGTGTTCCTTCCTATTTTGTTTGTCCCGGGCATTGCCGGGTTTTTATTCCGTGATCTCGCCCTTACCATTTCATTTTCACTGATCGTTTCTACCCTGGTGGCACTGACGCTTATCCCGTTGATGGCTTCCCAGTTTTTTAAAGATTCAGTACTTGATATGAGTGCAAATAATAAAATTGCTCGTTTCTTTGGCGATCTGCTCCAAAGACTCGAATCTACTTATCAAAACCAGCTCCAGAAAGTAATCGGTAAAAGCGGACGCGTTGTACTTGCAGCCTTCCTGTTATTTGTAGCCAGTGTTCCTCTTTTTTATGTGATTGGAGGAGAATTTTTCCCTCGGGTAGATGAGAACGCTTTTGTGCTTGAAGTACAGCGTGAACCCGGTATTAACCTTTTTGAATTGGAACGTTCGATGGCACAGGTTGAATCCATCATTCAACAAGAAGTTCCGGAAGCCCGGCTTGTTGTTTCTGATTATGGGGACAAAGAAGGTATTGAAGGGGCCGACGATCCCGGTGGTTTTACTGGTACAGTTCGGGTTGAATTGGTCTCACAAAGTGAACGGAACCGCTCGCAGGCTGAGATCACAGCATCGCTACTACGCGAGCTGCAAATTGTACCTGGAGTACAAATTCAGGAAGTTATTATCGACCCACTCAGTCCCGATGGAGAAACAGGACTGATCGTACAGATTTTTGGATACAATCCCGAAACCAAGAAAGAGTTAGCCGATGGCGTAAAATCGCGACTCCTCGATATTGATGGGATAAACAACGTATTCAGTTCAGGAGATCAGGGGCGGCCAGAGTTAAGGCTTATTATGGACCGTGAACGCATTTCCCGCCTTGGCATGAATACAAATCAGGTGGCAAGCGCAGTTAGTAATGCCGTAAAAGGAAATGTGGCTACAGCCTTCGTAGATCAGGGTGTGGAATTTGAAGTAGTGGTAGAACTTGATCCCCGCGATAAAGCTCAATCTGTAGATTTGGCAAATATACAAATACAAACTCCGGCAGGAGAATGGATGCCCTTAAAGAACCTGGCTCGTATTGAGCGCTACACCGGCCCAACTAATGTACTGCGTATCGACCAGGAACGGGTAACGGAAGTTACAGCCGAGCTTGAAGATATTGACCTTGCCACTGCTTCCGAACGAGCCCGGGCATCCCTTGATCAGGTAAACTGGCCGGATGAATACAGGTATGAAATTTCTGGTACAGCTGAAGAACAGGCAGAGTCATTTGGCTTCCTGATGATAGCATTCATGATCGCCGGTATTTTAACCTATATGGTGATGGCTTCACAATTTGAAAGTCTGGTCGAACCATTTATCATCATATTGACCATACCCCTTGCGCTAACAGGTGTACTCCTTATGCTTTGGATTACCGGCACCTCTATAAGTGTAACATCAATGGTTGGGCTTATTTTGTTAACCGGTATTGTTGTAAACAATGGTATTGTGATGATTGACTACATCAAAATTTTACAAGCACGCGGAATTGACAGGGAAAAAGCCATTGTTGATGGAGCAACCCGACGTTTACGTCCTATTTTGATGACGGCATTTACGACCATCCTCTCGATGGTGCCACTGGCATTGGAATTGGGTTCCGGTTCAGAAACATGGAGTCCAATGGCAAGAACTGTTATTGGCGGACTGACCATGAGTACTTTGTTGATGCTTTTTGTAGTGCCTTGTTTTTACAATATCATCAACAGCCTGGTTGAAAAATTCGGCTTTGACGCCGTTCATAAAGAAGACCCTTTAGCTAAACCACAAGAGGCATTGGCATGA